Proteins co-encoded in one Brassica rapa cultivar Chiifu-401-42 chromosome A02, CAAS_Brap_v3.01, whole genome shotgun sequence genomic window:
- the LOC103854060 gene encoding MLP-like protein 328, whose amino-acid sequence MATSGTYVTEVPLKGSAEKHYKRWRNENHLFPDAIGHHIQGVTVHDGEWDSHGAIKIWNYTCDGKPEVFKERREIDDENNAVIFRGLEGHVMETLKVYDVIFQFIQKSPDDIICKITMIWEKRTDDSPEPINYMKFVKSMAADMDNHVVKA is encoded by the exons ATGGCGACGTCGGGAACATATGTGACTGAGGTTCCGTTGAAAGGATCGGCGGAGAAACACTACAAGCGATGGAGAAATGAGAACCACCTCTTTCCCGACGCCATCGGCCACCACATCCAAGGTGTCACCGTCCACGATGGCGAATGGGACTCTCATGGAGCCATCAAGATTTGGAACTACACATGTG ATGGGAAACCGGAGGTGTTCAAGGAGAGGCGAGAGATAGACGATGAGAACAATGCGGTCATTTTTAGAGGTCTTGAAGGTCACGTGATGGAGACTCTTAAGGTGTATGACGTCATCTTTCAGTTCATTCAAAAGTCGCCTGATGATATCATCTGcaagatcactatgatctgggAGAAGCGAACCGATGACTCGCCTGAGCCCATCAACTACATGAAGTTTGTCAAGAGCATGGCTGCTGATATGGACAATCATGTCGTCAAAGCTTAA
- the ZCDP1 gene encoding probable ADP-ribosylation factor GTPase-activating protein AGD11 (The RefSeq protein has 1 substitution compared to this genomic sequence): protein MDQKPLGLLTIHIKRGINLAIRDHRSSDPYVVITVADQTLKTRVVKRNCNPVWNEEMTVAIKDPNVPIRLAVFDWDKFTGDDKMGDANVDIQPYLEALKMGMELLRLPNGCAIKRVQPSRENCLSDESSIVWNNGKITQDMILRLNNVECGEIEIMLEWHEGAGCRGVTSSAKGAGSSYT from the exons ATGGATCAAAAGCCTCTAGGATTGCTGACAATTCACATCAAAAGAGGTATTAATCTCGCCATCCGTGACCATAGAAGCAGCGATCCTTATGTTGTTATCACCGTGGCTGATCAG ACATTGAAGACACGTGTGGTGAAGAGAAACTGCAACCCAGTATGGAATGAAGAAATGACCGTTGCAATCAAAGATCCAAATGTCCCAATCCGCTTG GCAGTGTTTGACTGGGACAAGTTCACTGGAGATGACAAAATGGGAGATGCAAACGTAGAGATTCAGCCATACTTGGAGGCTCTGAAAATGGGGATGGAGCTTCTGAGGCTCCCTAATGGATGCGCTATCAAAAGGGTTCAGCCTTCGAGGGAAAACTGTTTATCAGATGAAAGTAGCATTGTCTGGAACAATGGTAAGATCACTCAAGACATGATCCTTAGGCTCAACAATGTTGAATGCGGAGAGATTGAGATCATGCTTGAATGGCATGAAGGTGCTGGTTGCAGAGGTGTAACTTCCTCTGCCAAAGGAGCAGGCTCTTCCTATACCTAG
- the ZCDP1 gene encoding probable ADP-ribosylation factor GTPase-activating protein AGD11 isoform X1 — protein MDQKPLGLLTIHIKRGINLAIRDHRSSDPYVVITVADQTLKTRVVKRNCNPVWNEEMTVAIKDPNVPIRLAVFDWDKFTGDDKMGDANVEIQPYLEALKMGMELLRLPNGCAIKRVQPSRENCLSDESSIVWNNGKITQDMILRLNNVECGEIEIMLEWHEGAGCRGVTSSAKGAGSSYT, from the exons ATGGATCAAAAGCCTCTAGGATTGCTGACAATTCACATCAAAAGAGGTATTAATCTCGCCATCCGTGACCATAGAAGCAGCGATCCTTATGTTGTTATCACCGTGGCTGATCAG ACATTGAAGACACGTGTGGTGAAGAGAAACTGCAACCCAGTATGGAATGAAGAAATGACCGTTGCAATCAAAGATCCAAATGTCCCAATCCGCTTG GCAGTGTTTGACTGGGACAAGTTCACTGGAGATGACAAAATGGGAGATGCAAACGTAGAGATTCAGCCATACTTGGAGGCTCTGAAAATGGGGATGGAGCTTCTGAGGCTCCCTAATGGATGCGCTATCAAAAGGGTTCAGCCTTCGAGGGAAAACTGTTTATCAGATGAAAGTAGCATTGTCTGGAACAATGGTAAGATCACTCAAGACATGATCCTTAGGCTCAACAATGTTGAATGCGGAGAGATTGAGATCATGCTTGAATGGCATGAAGGTGCTGGTTGCAGAGGTGTAACTTCCTCTGCCAAAGGAGCAGGCTCTTCCTATACCTAG
- the LOC103854056 gene encoding uncharacterized protein LOC103854056: protein MVNGFPTIDGPTPAGKPSSDKHSGKIDVGHHMYSLYFKGLVSEDSLAGFGVAILGQKDELVLQMKGPIHGTDITVLEAELSALKRGLTEAADLGINHITIYSDNHPTHDLISGRLMPKENNMALLVNDVQRIRGRFSSSFTIFVSRCSIKHAYKLARETIVSEIGIPMDTPPRRAKPARKMTCAICLDDDVNADQMFTVNKCGHRFCSECVKRHIEVRLLEGSVMTCPQFRCKSELNFYRCADLLTPKLREIWRQRIRENSIPFEERVYCPNPKCSALMRVTELSKLNKESAVRRCCEKCSEPFCTNCKFPWHDNLSCDDFKIMHPNLRESELKLHALANQKLWRQCGKCQHMIELSKGCVLVVCRCGHKFCYRCGANARSCTHGLGHMFPPQPQELESPPPAPPCWAQCLCWLFLLLCVYFISVGIKS, encoded by the exons ATGGTCAATGGATTCCCTACAATAGACGGTCCAACACCCGCCGGAAAACCCTCATCGGATAAACACTCCGGCAAAATTGACGTCGGTCATCACATGTACAGCCTTTACTTCAAGGGTTTGGTCAGCGAGGACTCATTGGCCGGATTTGGGGTCGCAATTTTGGGGCAGAAAGATGAACTCGTGCTTCAGATGAAGGGACCAATTCATGGCACCGACATTACTGTTTTGGAAGCTGAGCTTAGTGCATTGAAGCGAGGACTAACCGAAGCTGCGGATTTAGGGATCAACCATATCACAATTTACAGTGATAATCATCCAACTCACGACTTA ATCAGTGGAAGGTTGATGCCAAAGGAGAATAATATGGCATTGCTAGTAAACGATGTGCAGCGCATCAGGGGAAGGTTTTCGTCTAGCTTTACAATTTTTGTGTCCCGATGTAGTATCAAACATGCTTATAAACTAGCTAGAGAAACAATAGTTTCTGAAATCGGCATACCTATGGATACTCCTCCTCGACGAGCCAAGCCTGCCCGGAAAATGACTTGTGCTATATGTTTAGATGATGATGTCAATGCTGATCAGATGTTTACTGTTAATAAATGTGGTCATCGGTTTTGTTCCGAGTGTGTGAAACGACACATAGAGGTAAGGCTACTCGAAGGAAGTGTGATGACGTGTCCTCAGTTTCGTTGCAAGTCTGAACTGAATTTTTATAGATGTGCCGATCTTTTGACACCTaaattaagagagatttggcgACAAAGGATCAGAGAGAACTCGATTCCTTTTGAGGAAAGAGTTTATTGCCCTAACCCGAAGTGCTCAGCTTTAATGCGCGTAACCGAGCTTTCAAAACTGAATAAAGAGAGTGCAGTTAGGAGATGCTGCGAAAAATGCAGTGAGCCCTTCTGCACCAACTGCAAGTTTCCATGGCATGATAACTTGTCATGCGACGATTTCAAGATAATGCATCCAAATTTAAGAGAAAGCGAGCTAAAGCTACATGCCCTAGCAAATCAGAAACTGTGGCGTCAGTGCGGAAAATGCCAACACATGATTGAACTTTCTAAAGGATGCGTCCTCGTAGTTTGCAG GTGTGGACATAAGTTTTGCTACCGATGCGGAGCCAATGCTCGAAGTTGCACACATGGACTTGGCCATATGTTTCCACCACAGCCTCAAGAGCTGGAATCTCCGCCACCGGCACCGCCATGCTGGGCACAATGTTTATGTTGGTTGTTTCTTCTATTGTGCGTATATTTTATATCTGTTGGTATCAAATCCTGA
- the LOC103854055 gene encoding putative clathrin assembly protein At2g01600 isoform X2, which translates to MGTLQTWRKAYGALKDTTKVGLVRVNSDYADLDVAIVKATNHVECPPKDRHLRKIFAATAVTRARADVAYCIHALSRRLHKTRNWTVALKTLIVIHRLLREGDPTFREELLNFSQRGRILQLSNFKDDSSPIAWDCSAWVRTYALFLEERLECFRVLKYDTEAERLPKATPGQDKGYSRTRDLDGEELLVQLPALQQLLYRLIGCRPEGAANHNHVIQYALALVLKESFKVYCAINDGIINLIDKFFEMPKHEAMSSLEIYKRAGQQARSLSEFYEACKGLELARNFQFPVLREPPQSFLSTMEEYIKEAPRAVDAPAEPLLLTYRPDDGLPDEDPEPSHEEREVVLPSDDVVLVSEDTELSPPPPPPSASTQSQNIIDTDDLLGLNSGGPDASAIENQNARALAIIPTDDNPATPRFGHANDYDPSGWELALVTTPSNDISAATDRQLGGGLDTLTLNSLYDDGAYIASQRPVYGAPAPNPFEVHHDPFASSSNGIQTPQQPAVNNPFGAYQPTYHHQEQQQLQLALPNPTANNNPFGDFGEFPVNPVSQQPNTSGFGDFAVNQPNNNPFHSTGLL; encoded by the exons ATGGGAACGCTGCAGACATGGCGTAAAGCTTATGGAGCCCTAAAAGACACCACCAAAGTCGGCCTTGTCCGCGTCAACAGCGATTACGCC gATTTAGACGTTGCCATCGTCAAAGCCACCAACCATGTCGAGTGTCCTCCCAAAGATCGTCATCTCAGAA AGATATTTGCTGCAACGGCGGTGACTCGTGCTCGAGCAGATGTTGCTTATTGCATTCACGCCCTTTCTCGCCGCTTGCATAAAACCAGAAACTGGACG gTTGCTCTGAAGACGCTGATTGTGATTCATCGACTTTTAAGGGAAGGAGATCCCACGTTCAGAGAGGAGCTACTTAATTTTTCGCAGAGAGGGAGGATTCTGCAGCTTTCTAACTTCAAAGATGATTCAAGTCCTATTG CTTGGGATTGCTCAGCTTGGGTACGTACTTATGCGTTGTTTCTTGAGGAGCGGCTTGAGTGCTTCAGGGTTTTGAAATATGATACCGAAGCTGAACGTCTTCCTAAGGCTACCCCAGGGCAGGATAAG GGGTACAGTAGAACCAGGGATTTAGATGGTGAAGAGCTCTTGGTGCAGTTGCCTGCTTTGCAGCAGCTTCTCTATCGTCTCATTGGTTGCAGG CCAGAAGGCGCTGCAAACCACAACCATGTTATACAATATGCACTTGCTCTG GTGCTGAAGGAGAGTTTTAAAGTATATTGTGCTATCAATGACGGAATTATCAATCTCATTGACAAG TTCTTTGAAATGCCAAAACACGAAGCCATGAGTTCCCTTGAAATATACAAGCGTGCTGGTCAACAG GCTCGTAGCCTTTCTGAATTCTATGAAGCCTGTAAAGGATTGGAACTCGCTAGGAATTTTCAATTTCCTGTACTAAGAGAG CCTCCACAATCTTTTCTGAGTACAATGGAGGAGTATATTAAAGAAGCACCGCGTGCGGTAGATGCCCCAGCTGAGCCACTG CTTCTAACTTATAGGCCTGATGATGGACTTCCTGACGAAGATCCTGAACCGTCTCATGAAGAACGTGAAGTTGTGTTGCCTTCAGATGATGTCGTTCTTGTATCTGAAGATACTGAACTTTCTCCCCCGCCTCCTCCTCCTTCAGCCAGCACTCAGTCTCAGAACATCATTGATACTGATGATCTACTG GGTCTGAACTCTGGTGGTCCTGATGCATCAGCGATTGAGAACCAAAATGCACGTGCTTTAGCCATAATCCCAACCGATG ATAACCCTGCAACACCACGTTTTGGTCACGCAAACGATTATGACCCATCAGGATGGGAGCTTGCACTGGTAACAACACCAAGCAACGATATATCTGCAGCCACCGATAGGCAATTG GGTGGAGGCTTAGACACGCTTACACTGAACAGTCTATACGATGATGGAGCCTACATAGCCTCACAACGTCCTGTCTACGGTGCACCAGCTCCCAACCCATTTGAGGTCCATCATGACCCTTTTGCATCATCATCTAATGGCATTCAGACACCTCAGCAGCCGGCTGTCAACAACCCTTTTGGTGCTTACCAGCCAACTTATCATCATCAGGAACAGCAGCAACTACAGCTAGCACTCCCAAACCCCACAGCCAATAATAATCCATTTGGTGATTTCGGGGAATTTCCGGTTAACCCGGTTTCACAGCAGCCAAATACGAGCGGGTTTGGTGATTTTGCGGTTAACCAACCTAATAATAACCCCTTCCACAGCACTGGTCTGCTTTGA
- the LOC103854055 gene encoding putative clathrin assembly protein At2g01600 isoform X1, with translation MGTLQTWRKAYGALKDTTKVGLVRVNSDYADLDVAIVKATNHVECPPKDRHLRKIFAATAVTRARADVAYCIHALSRRLHKTRNWTVPICFETLFESKKLIALFVYSLSLSLQVALKTLIVIHRLLREGDPTFREELLNFSQRGRILQLSNFKDDSSPIAWDCSAWVRTYALFLEERLECFRVLKYDTEAERLPKATPGQDKGYSRTRDLDGEELLVQLPALQQLLYRLIGCRPEGAANHNHVIQYALALVLKESFKVYCAINDGIINLIDKFFEMPKHEAMSSLEIYKRAGQQARSLSEFYEACKGLELARNFQFPVLREPPQSFLSTMEEYIKEAPRAVDAPAEPLLLTYRPDDGLPDEDPEPSHEEREVVLPSDDVVLVSEDTELSPPPPPPSASTQSQNIIDTDDLLGLNSGGPDASAIENQNARALAIIPTDDNPATPRFGHANDYDPSGWELALVTTPSNDISAATDRQLGGGLDTLTLNSLYDDGAYIASQRPVYGAPAPNPFEVHHDPFASSSNGIQTPQQPAVNNPFGAYQPTYHHQEQQQLQLALPNPTANNNPFGDFGEFPVNPVSQQPNTSGFGDFAVNQPNNNPFHSTGLL, from the exons ATGGGAACGCTGCAGACATGGCGTAAAGCTTATGGAGCCCTAAAAGACACCACCAAAGTCGGCCTTGTCCGCGTCAACAGCGATTACGCC gATTTAGACGTTGCCATCGTCAAAGCCACCAACCATGTCGAGTGTCCTCCCAAAGATCGTCATCTCAGAA AGATATTTGCTGCAACGGCGGTGACTCGTGCTCGAGCAGATGTTGCTTATTGCATTCACGCCCTTTCTCGCCGCTTGCATAAAACCAGAAACTGGACGGTACCCATTTGCTTTGAGACTCTGTTTGAGTCAAAAAAGCTTATTGCTTTATTTGtgtattctctctctctctctctacaggTTGCTCTGAAGACGCTGATTGTGATTCATCGACTTTTAAGGGAAGGAGATCCCACGTTCAGAGAGGAGCTACTTAATTTTTCGCAGAGAGGGAGGATTCTGCAGCTTTCTAACTTCAAAGATGATTCAAGTCCTATTG CTTGGGATTGCTCAGCTTGGGTACGTACTTATGCGTTGTTTCTTGAGGAGCGGCTTGAGTGCTTCAGGGTTTTGAAATATGATACCGAAGCTGAACGTCTTCCTAAGGCTACCCCAGGGCAGGATAAG GGGTACAGTAGAACCAGGGATTTAGATGGTGAAGAGCTCTTGGTGCAGTTGCCTGCTTTGCAGCAGCTTCTCTATCGTCTCATTGGTTGCAGG CCAGAAGGCGCTGCAAACCACAACCATGTTATACAATATGCACTTGCTCTG GTGCTGAAGGAGAGTTTTAAAGTATATTGTGCTATCAATGACGGAATTATCAATCTCATTGACAAG TTCTTTGAAATGCCAAAACACGAAGCCATGAGTTCCCTTGAAATATACAAGCGTGCTGGTCAACAG GCTCGTAGCCTTTCTGAATTCTATGAAGCCTGTAAAGGATTGGAACTCGCTAGGAATTTTCAATTTCCTGTACTAAGAGAG CCTCCACAATCTTTTCTGAGTACAATGGAGGAGTATATTAAAGAAGCACCGCGTGCGGTAGATGCCCCAGCTGAGCCACTG CTTCTAACTTATAGGCCTGATGATGGACTTCCTGACGAAGATCCTGAACCGTCTCATGAAGAACGTGAAGTTGTGTTGCCTTCAGATGATGTCGTTCTTGTATCTGAAGATACTGAACTTTCTCCCCCGCCTCCTCCTCCTTCAGCCAGCACTCAGTCTCAGAACATCATTGATACTGATGATCTACTG GGTCTGAACTCTGGTGGTCCTGATGCATCAGCGATTGAGAACCAAAATGCACGTGCTTTAGCCATAATCCCAACCGATG ATAACCCTGCAACACCACGTTTTGGTCACGCAAACGATTATGACCCATCAGGATGGGAGCTTGCACTGGTAACAACACCAAGCAACGATATATCTGCAGCCACCGATAGGCAATTG GGTGGAGGCTTAGACACGCTTACACTGAACAGTCTATACGATGATGGAGCCTACATAGCCTCACAACGTCCTGTCTACGGTGCACCAGCTCCCAACCCATTTGAGGTCCATCATGACCCTTTTGCATCATCATCTAATGGCATTCAGACACCTCAGCAGCCGGCTGTCAACAACCCTTTTGGTGCTTACCAGCCAACTTATCATCATCAGGAACAGCAGCAACTACAGCTAGCACTCCCAAACCCCACAGCCAATAATAATCCATTTGGTGATTTCGGGGAATTTCCGGTTAACCCGGTTTCACAGCAGCCAAATACGAGCGGGTTTGGTGATTTTGCGGTTAACCAACCTAATAATAACCCCTTCCACAGCACTGGTCTGCTTTGA
- the LOC103854057 gene encoding probable NAD(P)H dehydrogenase subunit CRR3, chloroplastic, with protein sequence MVVLSSSIFSMSRASTAMASLTNDSPSSLPSKPTKKPTRISQKPGNENQQLSRKQRREKKPSIAQIERAFGAGSYRDSEGEMDMNTVFDELLLGHANKFEGKLEKKLREVGEMFVDLTESKLRSSGKPVLLFTIQWILPIWIVSLLLACGIIKLPFSLPLLDDLIM encoded by the exons ATGGTGGTCTTATCCAGCAGCATCTTCTCCATGAGCAGAGCTTCAACAGCTATGGCTTCTCTAACCAACGACTCTCCATCTTCCCTTCCATCAAAACCTACCAAGAAACCGACAAGAATCAGCCAAAAACCCGGGAATGAAAATCAGCAACTATCACGGAAGCAACGGCGAGAGAAGAAGCCATCAATAGCTCAGATCGAGAGAGCATTTGGCGCTGGATCATATCGTGATTCTGAAGG ggAAATGGATATGAATACAGTATTCGATGAGCTTCTTCTGGGTCATGCTAATAAGTTTGAAGGAAAGCTGGAGAAGAAGCTACGAGAGGTTGGCGAAATGTTTGTAGACCTAACAGAGTCTAAGCTTCGTTCATCCG GGAAACCAGTTTTGCTGTTTACAATTCAATGGATACTTCCTATATGGATTGTGTCTCTGCTTTTGGCTTGTGGAATTATCAAACTTCCCTTTAGCCTCCCTTTACTTGATGACTTGATCATGTGA